The Vibrio cyclitrophicus sequence TAGCGAAGACTTTCGCGTAGCAATAAATAGCCGCAGCAGGGTGCTCAATAAAGAGCTTGGCCTTGACCAAGCAACCCGGTTCGATGTCTGCTTTTGAAAAACAAGAAAATTGACTCGCACCAAATGAATAGGTGTGAGTGCGAAATTTCTCATCATCTTGCTGCGATAACATAAAGCTCAGCAATAGGTTTAATTTTGAGTTTTGTGCATCCAATAAACTGGTGACATTCTTCAAGTCGCTGTTTTTCAGTTCAGCTCGAGCACTGTCGGCTAATAGGTCCAATTGGCTAAATTCACTTGCCACCACAAATGGTGCTGGGATCTCAGATTCGAATTGAATTTGAGAAGGTAAAGTGAAGCCGCTGTCCATTGGTTCAATATTAGCGGTAAGGCTATGGTGAACGGTGAAAAACTCTTGTTCTGTCATGCGTTAGTTCCTTGAAGTGATCTATTGATTATCGCTATGTGGCCGCAGTAATCAAGGTCAGTTAATTGAAAGTCTCAAATAGTTGTTTGAAAATTGGCTATTTGACAAGGTTCTGTTTTTCAAGCCTAACTAATTGAGTTAATTCACTCTATATTTTCAATTAACCCCTACACAGTAACGGCAATACCCGTTACATTAACCCGCATCTCCTTTAGATGGTTCAAAGTATGTTTCATCCTATTTCATTGTTTGTTGGCCTGCGTTATTTGAAAGGCCGTTCAGGTGATCGCTTTAGCCGTTTTGTTTCTTATATGTCGACGGCCGGAATCACCATTGGTGTGCTGTCTCTGGTTACTGTTTTATCGGTAATGAATGGATTCGAAGCGCAGTTAAAAGACCGAATTCTTGGTGTTCTTCCTCAAGCCGTTGTTTACGAGCAAGGAGGCACAACGTCACTTTCTGCTCAAGCACCTAATTTTGCAGAACAAATCTCGCTTAATGGTCACGTCGAACCGATTGTGCGCAGTGAGGCGGTGATTCAGAGTCCCGCTCAGTTATCTGCGGGTCTGTTAATCGGTATTGAACCAAATTCAGATGACCCTCTTCAGAACCACTTGATTGCGGGCAGATTGTCTTCGCTTAAGGCGGGTCAGTATCAGCTTTTCCTTGGTCATACTTTGGCGAGAAACTTGAAGGTATCCATGGGTGACAAAGTTCGCCTGATGGTGACCAGCGCGAGCCAATACACACCATTAGGTCGTATACCTAGCCAACGAAATTTCACCGTAGCCGGTATTTTTAATACGGGTTCGGATATAGATGCGCAGTTGATGGTCACACACATTCAAGATGCAGGGCGTTTGATGCGTTATAAGTCTGACACGATTTCAGGCTGGCGACTGTTTTTTGATGACCCATTCGAAGTCGCAGAGTTATCAACTCAGCCTCTGCCTGAAGGTTGGGTATGGAGCGATTGGCGTGACCAACGCGGTGAACTATTCCAAGCCGTTCGCATGGAAAAAAACATGATGGGTTTGATGCTTGGGCTGATCATCGGTGTTGCTGCTTTCAATATTATCTCTGCACTTATCATGGTGGTGATGGAGAAGCAGTCTGAAGTCGCGATTGTTAAGACCCAAGGCATGACCGATGGTCAAGTCATGGGGATCTTCATGGTTCAAGGTGCAAGCAGTGGCGTGATTGGTGCGCTCTCTGGTGGTGTGTTAGGCGTTGCCCTAGCGATGAACCTCAATACTATTTTAGAGGCGATGGGCGTTGCTCTATTCTCATTTGGTGGTCAGCTACCAATTTTGATTAACCCAATTCAAATCGCTGTTGTTGTGGTTCTTGCTATTGCACTTAGCCTGATTGCCACTGTATTCCCTTCTTATCGTGCATCGTCTGTGAAACCTGCTGAGGCCCTTCGTTATGAGTAATTTTCTTCAATGTAATGATATCCGTAAAACGTACCGTGAAGGCTCGTTAGATACTGAGGTTCTCAAGGGAGTCAGCTTTGAAATCGAAAAGGGTGAACTGGTTGCAATCATTGGTACCTCTGGTTCAGGTAAAAGTACGCTATTGCATATTTTAGGGGCATTGGATGATGCTTCTGACGGCAGTGTGAGTTTTCTCGGGCAGGACTTAGCGTCTTTGAGTTCGAATAAGCAGGCGAAGCTTCGTAATCAGCACCTTGGTTTTGTATATCAATTCCATCATCTTCTTTCGGATTTCTCGGCGCTTGAAAACGTAGCGATGCCGTTGCTAATTGGTGGTGAAAAGCCTGCTAAAGCAAAAGAAGAAGCACAACGTTTGTTGGATAAAGTAGGGCTAAGTCATCGTGTTGATCACCGACCTTCGGAGCTTTCTGGTGGTGAGAGACAACGTGTGGCGATTGCTCGAGCTTTAGTTAATAAGCCGGCTTTGGTGTTGGCGGATGAACCGACAGGTAACCTTGACCACAACACGGCGCTGTCTATTTACGATTTAATGCGTGAATTGAACCGCGAATACGATACCGCTTTCTTGGTTGTAACCCATGATGGTGAACTTGCAGGCAAGATGGATCGCCAACTGCACATGCAAGACGGTTTGTTGGTTAACGTAGAAAAAGAGGAGAGCTAAGTGTTTTCTTCTTTATCTCTATTAATAGGCGGCAGATTTAGTCGGGCGAAACAACGAGACAAGATGGTTTCTTTTATCTCTTTGTCTTCGACGATCGGTATTGCAGTCGGCGTTGCGGTGATCATCATTGGTTTATCTGCGATGAATGGCTTTGAGCGTGAACTGCAGTCCCGAGTGCTTTCTGTCATTCCTCACGGTGAGTTTGAAGGCGTGAATGAGCCTGTGACTCGTTGGGAGCATGTGATTGAGGAGTCGGTTAAGCACGATAAAGTCGTTGCTGCGGCGCCTTATGTAAAAATCACAGCACTTGCCGAAAAAGGCAAAGAGCTGAAAGCAATTGAGGTTCGCGGCGTTGACCCGCAACTTGAGCAACAAGTATCAAGTCTATCGAGTTTTATCGATAAGCAAGCTTGGAGCGGGTTTAAAGCAGGGCAGCAACAAATTATTTTGGGTTCTGGTGTAGCGAATGTGCTGGGTGCGAAAGTCGGTGATTATCTGACTTTGATGATTCCAACTGTAAACGGTTCTGTGAAGGTTCAGGCGCCAAAGCGTGTTCGAGTGAAAGTGGTTGGCTTGCTAACGCTTAATGGTCAGATAGATCACAGCTTGGCTCTGATCCCGATTGGTGATGCTCAGGTCTACGCCAACTTAGGTGAGGCGGTGACTGGAGTATCTTTGAAAGTGACCGATGTGCTGAACGCGAACTCTATTGTGCGTGAAGTGGGTAATCAGCTTGATGTGTATGTGTACCTGCGCAGCTGGCAGCAGAAGTTTGGCTTCTTGTATCGAGATATTCAACTGGTTCGTACTATCATGTATCTGGTGATGGTACTGGTTATTGGTGTTGCTTGTTTCAACATCGTCTCGACCTTAATGATGGCTGTAAAAGACAGAGCATCAGAGATCGCGATTTTAAGAACAATGGGCGCATCAGATGGTCTTGTGAAGCGCATCTTTGTTTGGCAGGGCGTATTCTCAGGTGTGTTAGGCAGTTTAGTCGGGAGTGCGATAGGTGTGTTGGTGGCGCTGAATCTCACCACGCTTATTAAAGGGCTTGAAAAGCTGGTCGATCACCAGTTCTTGTCCGGTGATATCTACTTTGTCGACTTTTTGCCATCACAACTTGATATGACGGATGTTGTTGTGGTCTCCGGTACCGCGATTGTATTGAGCTTGCTGGCGACATGGTATCCAGCATCACGCGCGGCGAAGTTAAACCCAGCCTCAGTGCTTAGTTCTAAATAGCATTAGCCTCAATAACAAATCAGTCCCGCTTCGACAAACAAAAAAGGATCCCAATGGGATCCTTTTTTATTGAATTCAATTCGTGTTCTTTACGACTTTCGTTACATGCCAATCTTGCTGAGGTAAGTGGCTCATCCGATTTTAACTTGCGTGCGTTTTAAGTGAAGCACATACAAGGTTAGATTGAATAACAAGGAATGGCGTTCAATGCCTTGCTTGTCGCTTCTTCCAACTTCTTACTACTGAGTAACGCCATAAACCGCGAATACCAAAGTAGCCAATCATTGCTGAAACCACGCCACAAATCAGACAACCCAATAAGAACGGAGGCCCTATAGTGCTCATTTGCGCCAAGATGAAGTCCCAAGACAATTCAAAATGAAAGGCTTGAGGTGGTACATGCATAACAAACGCCCCGACTTTATAAGCAAAGTAGAAGAGAACAGGCATGGTGACCGGGTTACTGATCCAAACAAGCGCGACAGCCAAAGGCAGGTTAACACCACATGCGACAGCAAGGCCTGCAGACATAATCATTTGACTTGGTAGAGGGACAAACGCCATGAATAACCCAACAGCAAACGCGCCAGCCGCAGAGCGACGATTAAGGCACCATAAATTGGGGTTGTACAAAACATTGCCAAAAACTTTCAATGCTTTCTGACGCTTGATTAGGTCATGGTCAGGCATAAATCGTTTGATAAACTTTCTTGGCATAGGAGGAAGCTACTCTCTTGTTTAACACTTGGTTCTTGATTTCATTTGCTGCGACAGTTGTGTCTGCCAGCTTCTGGCCTGTGATGCCGCATTGGGTTTGGGCACCATTGATGCTGTTGTTACTGTTAGCATCGACAAAGTATAGCGTTTTCCGGAGTGCAAGAGGTCCAGTAACAGCATTGATACTAGTTATCTGCCTAGGGAATGCGATTGAAATACAAACGAGTCGCTTATTCCAATCAGGGCAGAATACTACCATAAATGCGTCGATTGTTAGCCTTTTTAGTGAAAATAGCCACGGTTTTGAAAGCGTAATAGTAGCCAGATCAATTGGCGGCGAAAAATTAATCTTTCCTCAATTGATAAAATTGCGTTTGTTTACTCCTTTTAAGTTAACGCTTGGAGATGATGTCAATTTATCTGTGTCCATAAAGCCTGTATGGGGCAAACTCAATGAAGCCGGCTTTGATTTAGAAAAGTACTTGTTTAGTGCAGGCGTGGTTGCCAATGCAACTTACAGGGCCGATAGCAAATACCGAATTCACTCAAGCACCAACTTACGTTCTCTGTGGTTTGAAAGCAGTTTAGAAAGATTGAACCAACTAGCGAATGCAGACCTCATTATGGCGTTGAGTTTTGGTTATCGTGACCTTATTCCGCCCCAACGATGGGATTTGCTCAAAAGCAGTGGGTTGATTCACTTGATAGCTATTTCTGGATTGCATATCAGCATAGCCTTTGGTATTGGCTATCAATTGGGGAAGTTAGTTAGATTATTATCACCTCAGCTTCTTTGGCTACCTACACTGTTCGGGTTAGGGTTGGCGTCTTTTTACAGTTGGTTTGCTGGCTTTACATTACCTACGTTAAGGGCGCTCGTGATGTGTGTTATCGCAAGCTATTTTTTGTGGCGTGGTCAAAATATCAGCTTGGTCCGTTATGTGGCTTTAAGTCTGTGCGTGGTCTTATTTATTTGGCCATTCTCAGCATTGTCGAGTAGCTTTTGGTTGTCCTTTGGTGCTTTGGGTGCGGTTCTCTACATTGCTTTAAACAGTACTTCATCTTCGTTAAATATCACGCTTACGAGCCGAGTATTGGAACTCATCAAAATACAGCTAATGCTGACAATACTTATCGCTCCCTTTTCTATGTTGTTCTTTAAAGGGGTTAGCCTGATCTCGGTTTTCTATAACTTACTACTTCTGCCTTGGGTATCGTTGGTGACGATCCCGCTGTTGTTTCTGGCAATGTTTCTAAGCTTAATATCGGAGTCAGTGTCTGGTGTGGCTAGTTTAATAGCGCTAGACAACAGTTTGGTTCGTCAGCTGTGGATGTTGGTTGACTTATCGCTTGAGCCTCTCGTATTTAGCCTTCCTTTCTCTGAGCGATTTTGGATCCAAGTTGATAATCAGACGATTGCATTATCAGTATTCCTGATCTTGTTTTTGAGCTTTGTTAGTCGGTATTTCAAGCGAACATTATCGATATTAGTAACAGCAGTGTTTGTGCTGTGGTGGGAGTTCAGCAAACCCCAGCAAGACAAACTAACTATTGATATCTTGGATGTTGGGCATGGGTTGTCTTTGGTCTTGGAAAAGAACAATCAGATTGTTGTTTATGATCTTGGCAATGCGTGGCCAGGAGGCTCGGTTGTTGAGTCTTTGTTGATCCCTACTTTGAATCAGCGGGGAATTCATGAGTTAGAAGGCGTGATTGTGAGTCATTTCGATTCTGACCATGCTGGTGGTTATCCAGCGTTACTTGAGAACTATACGCCCAAGTGGATAAGAACCAGTCAGAACATTATTCAAGAACGCCAATCTACCACTCAAGCTCCGTCTAATATTCAAACATGTACTCTTGGAGATGTTTGGAACTGGCAAGATATTGTTTTTGAGGTGATGTGGCCTCCTAAGCAAGTAAAGAGGGCGTATAACCCACATTCGTGTGTGGTAAAGATTTCAGACCCTAGTGCAGATTTCTCAATGTTGCTCACTGGTGATATTGAATTGGTAAGTGAGTGGTTACTTGCTCGTGAAGGAGAACTGCTAAGGAGTGATGTAATGTTGGTTCCGCATCATGGTAGTGATTCGTCTTCGATTCAGCCCTTTATTGAAACCGTATCTCCTCAACTGGCGATAGCTTCTCTGGCCAAAGGCAATCAATGGGGAATGCCGAACGAATCAGTTGTCGGGCGGTATCAGGAAGCGGGGAGCACTTGGCTAGATACTGGAGAAAGCGGACAAATAACCATCGCTCTTAGTAAAGAAGGTTGGCAATATCATGCGATTAGAGAACAACAAGGTGGGCAATGGTATAGGCAGATGCTCCGTAAGGGAGTAGAATAGATAGACTATTGTGAGAAAATTAAGCGATTCTATGTCAACACAAACAGATGAAACTACCTGGGTCACATTTAAAAGACTTTGGACTTATATTCGACTCTATAAGGCCGGCCTAGGTGTTGCGGTAATTGCGCTTATTATAAATGCCGTTTCTGATACCTATATGATTTCTTTACTAAAGCCGTTACTTGATGAAGGCTTTGGTAATGCTGAATCTGACTTTTTACGCACGCTCCCTATTATTATCTTTGCCATGATGTTTATTCGTGGTGTCAGTGGTTTCGTCTCAACCTATTGTTTAAGTTGGGTCTCTGGCAATGTGGTGATGGAAATTCGTCGTAAGATTTTCAGTCATTTCATGCATATGCCTGTTTCGTTCTTTGATAAAGAGCAAACTGGTGCATTGCTATCTCGAATTACGTACGATTCAGAGCAAGTGTCTGCAGCAACTAGTAAAGCGTTAGTCAGTATTGTCCGTGAAGGTGCAAGTATTATTGGCTTGTTGACGCTGATGTTTTGGAATAGTTGGCAGTTGTCTTTGGTGTTATTCGCTGTAGCACCTGTTGTCGCTTGGGCTATTACCATAGTATCGAAGCGATTTAGAAAGATCTCGAAGAACATGCAGACCAGTATGGGCCATGTAGCGTCGTCTGCAGAGCAAATGTTAAAAGGGCATAAAGTGGTTCTAACTTATGGTGGTCAAGACGTCGAGAAGCAACGTTTTGATCAAGTTAGTAACCAAATGCGCCAACAGAGTATGAAGTTAGTAACCGCACAAGCGGCCGCTAACCCAATAATTCAAATGATTGCATCTGTTGCCGTTGTTACTGTTTTGATCTTAGCTAGTTTTGACTCTATTCGAGCTGAGCTCACTCCTGGTACGTTTACCGTTATCTTTTCGGCAATGTTTGGCTTAATGCGTCCATTGAAGGCGTTGACGAGTGTAACTTCTCAGTTTCAACGTGGTATGGCGGCCAGTACCACGCTATTTGGTTTGATGGATCTCGATACAGAACAAAACAAAGGTACGTTGAAACCTGCAAACGTAAGCGGTGAAGTTGCTGTAAAAGATGTGACGTTTACCTATGAGGGCGCAGAGAAACCAGCACTCGATAAGGTGAGCTTCAATATACCGAAAGGCAAAACGGTTGCGCTTGTTGGGCGTTCTGGATCGGGCAAGAGTACCATTGCCAACTTATTTACTCGTTTTTATGACGTAGACTCAGGTTCAATTGAGCTTGATGGCCACGACATTCGTGATTATGAATTGAGAAATCTGCGGGAACACTTTGCTCTTGTTTCTCAAAATGTGCATCTATTTAATGATACGGTCGCGAACAACATCGCTTACGCAACAAACGATGAATTTTCTCGAGAGCAGATTGAACATGCAGCTAAACTTGCCCATGCGAGTGAGTTTATCGAAAATATGGAAAACGGTATTGATACGGTTGTTGGCGAGAACGGTGGCAATCTATCAGGTGGTCAAAGGCAACGTATTGCGATTGCTCGAGCTCTATTGAGAGATGCACCGGTTTTGATTCTTGATGAGGCAACGTCTGCACTTGATACAGAGTCAGAGAGAGCGATTCAATCTGCACTAGAAGAACTGCAGAAAGACAAAACAGTATTGGTTATCGCACACCGACTCTCTACCATCGAGCAAGCCGATGAGATTCTAGTGGTTGATGATGGTCGTATTGTAGAAAGGGGCGCGCATGCTGAGCTAATCGCACATGATGGCGCCTATGCTCAACTGCACCGAATTCAGTTTAGCGGATAAGATTAGGTCTTGTTGTGATCGAAAAGATTTGGTTTAACAATCACCCGTTAAAATACCTTCTCTGGCCACTGTTGTGGCCGTTGAGTCTGCTGTTCAAAATGATCAGCAGTCAACGTCGCGAAGCGTATCTCTCTGGGAATAAAGAAACCTATCGCCCACCTTTACCTGTGATCGTTGTTGGCAATATTACCGCGGGTGGAAATGGTAAAACACCGGTTGTGATTTGGTTAGTTGAGATGCTTCAGGCTCACGGCTTTAAACCCGGAGTCGTATCTCGAGGTTATGGGGCAAAAGCGCCAAGCTACCCGTTAATATTGGATGAAAACACACCTGCAGAACATTCAGGTGATGAACCTCGTTTGATTCGGAAGCGAACTGGTGCGCCAGTTGCAGTCGATCCTGTGCGTGCAAACGCGGTGAAAGCATTGCTGAGCAAAGGTGTTGAGGTGATTATCACTGATGATGGCCTTCAGCATTACGCGCTTGAACGCGATATTGAATTTGCAGTTATCGACGGCGCTAGGCGCTTTGGTAGCGAGAGTTTGATTCCTTTAGGCCCATTACGAGAGCCTGTATCTCGTTTAGAAGAGGTCGACTTTCTGGTTAACAATGGTGGTAAAGCGCATGGGAGAGAGTTCTCGATGTCTTTGCTTCCAAGCCAAGCGGTTAACCTGAAAACAGGTCAGAAAAGGTCTGTGGCAGAATTACAGAAGCTGGTGGCTTTTGCCGGTATTGGCCACCCACCGCGCTTTTTCAAAACATTGGAAGATCTTGATGGTGATGTGGTTTTCACACAAGGCTTCGCTGACCATCAAGATTTTGATAAAGATGAACTTCATGCCTTAGCTAAGAAAGGTATGAATCTGATTATGACAGAAAAAGACGCTGTAAAATGTGAAGAATATGCTCAAGATAACTGGTGGTATCTTCCAGTTTCTGCGCAGTTCAATGAAGATTCGCAACAGCAAATTTTAAAAAGAATAAAAGAGGTTTTGGAATACTATGGATCACCGTCTACTTGAGATCGTTGCTTGCCCTGTATGTAAAGGTAAACTAACTTTTGACAAGGATAAGCAAGAGCTTGTTTGTAAAATTGATCGCCTTGCTTACCCAATTAAAGAGGGTATTCCTGTTCTTTTAGAACCTGAAGCTCGCACCGTTTCTATGGATGAGGGTAAGTAATGTCTTATACGGTTGTTATACCTGCAAGATACCAATCGAGCCGTTTACCAGGAAAGCCTCTTGCTGACATTGGTGGAAAGCCAATGATTCAATGGGTATACGAACAGTCAATGAAAGCAGGAGCCGATAACGTTATTATCGCAACCGACGACGCTCGAGTTGAAAAAGCGGCTAAAGCATTTGGCGCGACCGTTTGTATGACATCTCCGAATCACGAATCAGGTACAGAGCGTTTAGCTGAAGTGATTGAAGTGATGAAGATTCCTGATGACCATATTATCGTGAATGTTCAGGGGGATGAGCCACTGATCCCACCTGCAATTATTAATCAGGTTGCGAATAACCTCGCGAACAGCACAGCACCGATGGCGACCTTGGGTGTGGAAATTACTCATGCTGATGAAGTGTTTAATCCTAATGCTGTTAAAGTTGTGACCGACAAAGACGGCTATGCTCTGTATTTTAGCCGAGCAACCATCCCTTGGGATCGCGATGCTTACGCTAACAATGGTACGGCTGCGGAGTCTCCTTTACTACGACACATTGGTATCTATGCTTACCGAGCTGGGTTTATCAATACGTACATTAATTGGGAGCCTAGTACGCTAGAACGTATAGAGTGCTTGGAGCAATTGAGAGTGCTTTGGTACGGCGAGAAAATTCACGTAGACGTAGCAATGGAAGCTCCTGCAGCTGGCGTGGATACTCCTGAAGATTTAGAAGCGGTTCGTGCCATTATTGGTTAAGCTTCTTTGAGTCTCCATACAGGATCTCTAAGCCTCGTCAATGACGGGGCTTTTTTATATCAAGACAAAGCCGGAGCGAGTCTTATTGACCTAAGGTGATTGATATTGAGTCGGTTGCATTCGTTGATGCATCATCAAGTTTGAATTATCTGAGATTTACCTCGCTCGACTTTCAATTTTTCTCTATAATATGCCGCCTACAAAGTAGTGGCTAATTGCTAGTACATAATAAAACTTACGACAAAACGTGGAGTAAAAGATGCCTTCTCAAAGCCCAGTGATTACGGTTGATGGACCAAGTGGTGCAGGTAAAGGTACCCTGTGTATGTTGCTAGCAGATAAGCTAGGCTTTCATCTTCTAGACTCAGGCGCGATCTATCGCGTATTGGCTTTAGCAGCAATTCACCATGGTGTGGACACTGAATCAGAAGATGCTTTAGTACCTCTTGCAACTCACTTAGACGTGCAGTTTATTGCTGAAGGCGACTTAGTTAAGGTTATCCTAGAAGGCGAAGATGTGTCTGGTGAGCTTCGTAAGGAAGAGACTGGTATGGCGGCTTCAAAAGTGGCTGCCTTACCTCGCGTTCGTGAAGCACTGCTTCGTCGTCAACGCGCATTCAATGCTGCTCCTGGTTTAGTAGCTGATGGCCGTGATATGGGAACGGTTGTGTTTCCTGAAGCTGAAGCCAAAATATTTTTAGATGCAAGTGCTGAAGAGCGTGCGAGTCGCCGCCTTAAACAGTTGCAACAGAAGGGGTTAGATGTTAAATTTGACGACCTTTTGAGCGAGATCCAAGAGCGAGACGATCGAGATCGTAATCGCCCAGTGGCGCCACTTCGCCCTGCAGAGGATGCTCTAGTGCTTGATTCCACCTCAATGAATATTGAGCAGGTAGTAGAAAAAGCACTACACTATATTGAATCGAAACTGGCTGGGTAATTTCGCCGAGCTAGTACGAACGTTGGTCGCAAGGATGATGACCGGCGAATTTATCAACCCCATGCGGTAGGATACCCATGGACGTTTAATTATTGAAGATTAAATAATGACTGAATCTTTTGCTCAACTCTTTGAAGAGTTTCTATCTGAAACTGAATTCCAACAAGGCAGCATCGTTAAAGGTACTGTAGTAGCTATCGAGAACGGTTTCGTTCTTGTAGATGCTGGTCTTAAGTCTGAATCTGCTATCCCTGCTGAACAATTCAAGAACGCTGCTGGCGAACTTGAAGTTGAAGTTGGTGCTGAAGTAGACGTAGCTCTAGACG is a genomic window containing:
- a CDS encoding PilZ domain-containing protein, whose amino-acid sequence is MTEQEFFTVHHSLTANIEPMDSGFTLPSQIQFESEIPAPFVVASEFSQLDLLADSARAELKNSDLKNVTSLLDAQNSKLNLLLSFMLSQQDDEKFRTHTYSFGASQFSCFSKADIEPGCLVKAKLFIEHPAAAIYCYAKVFASEPKDSGFEIKFKYAHLRDTDQDLLIKAALHQQQKLLRQRSLDRDNK
- the lolC gene encoding lipoprotein-releasing ABC transporter permease subunit LolC encodes the protein MFHPISLFVGLRYLKGRSGDRFSRFVSYMSTAGITIGVLSLVTVLSVMNGFEAQLKDRILGVLPQAVVYEQGGTTSLSAQAPNFAEQISLNGHVEPIVRSEAVIQSPAQLSAGLLIGIEPNSDDPLQNHLIAGRLSSLKAGQYQLFLGHTLARNLKVSMGDKVRLMVTSASQYTPLGRIPSQRNFTVAGIFNTGSDIDAQLMVTHIQDAGRLMRYKSDTISGWRLFFDDPFEVAELSTQPLPEGWVWSDWRDQRGELFQAVRMEKNMMGLMLGLIIGVAAFNIISALIMVVMEKQSEVAIVKTQGMTDGQVMGIFMVQGASSGVIGALSGGVLGVALAMNLNTILEAMGVALFSFGGQLPILINPIQIAVVVVLAIALSLIATVFPSYRASSVKPAEALRYE
- the lolD gene encoding lipoprotein-releasing ABC transporter ATP-binding protein LolD, encoding MSNFLQCNDIRKTYREGSLDTEVLKGVSFEIEKGELVAIIGTSGSGKSTLLHILGALDDASDGSVSFLGQDLASLSSNKQAKLRNQHLGFVYQFHHLLSDFSALENVAMPLLIGGEKPAKAKEEAQRLLDKVGLSHRVDHRPSELSGGERQRVAIARALVNKPALVLADEPTGNLDHNTALSIYDLMRELNREYDTAFLVVTHDGELAGKMDRQLHMQDGLLVNVEKEES
- the lolE gene encoding lipoprotein-releasing ABC transporter permease subunit LolE, encoding MFSSLSLLIGGRFSRAKQRDKMVSFISLSSTIGIAVGVAVIIIGLSAMNGFERELQSRVLSVIPHGEFEGVNEPVTRWEHVIEESVKHDKVVAAAPYVKITALAEKGKELKAIEVRGVDPQLEQQVSSLSSFIDKQAWSGFKAGQQQIILGSGVANVLGAKVGDYLTLMIPTVNGSVKVQAPKRVRVKVVGLLTLNGQIDHSLALIPIGDAQVYANLGEAVTGVSLKVTDVLNANSIVREVGNQLDVYVYLRSWQQKFGFLYRDIQLVRTIMYLVMVLVIGVACFNIVSTLMMAVKDRASEIAILRTMGASDGLVKRIFVWQGVFSGVLGSLVGSAIGVLVALNLTTLIKGLEKLVDHQFLSGDIYFVDFLPSQLDMTDVVVVSGTAIVLSLLATWYPASRAAKLNPASVLSSK
- a CDS encoding DUF2062 domain-containing protein, which codes for MPRKFIKRFMPDHDLIKRQKALKVFGNVLYNPNLWCLNRRSAAGAFAVGLFMAFVPLPSQMIMSAGLAVACGVNLPLAVALVWISNPVTMPVLFYFAYKVGAFVMHVPPQAFHFELSWDFILAQMSTIGPPFLLGCLICGVVSAMIGYFGIRGLWRYSVVRSWKKRQARH
- a CDS encoding DNA internalization-related competence protein ComEC/Rec2, which produces MQTSRLFQSGQNTTINASIVSLFSENSHGFESVIVARSIGGEKLIFPQLIKLRLFTPFKLTLGDDVNLSVSIKPVWGKLNEAGFDLEKYLFSAGVVANATYRADSKYRIHSSTNLRSLWFESSLERLNQLANADLIMALSFGYRDLIPPQRWDLLKSSGLIHLIAISGLHISIAFGIGYQLGKLVRLLSPQLLWLPTLFGLGLASFYSWFAGFTLPTLRALVMCVIASYFLWRGQNISLVRYVALSLCVVLFIWPFSALSSSFWLSFGALGAVLYIALNSTSSSLNITLTSRVLELIKIQLMLTILIAPFSMLFFKGVSLISVFYNLLLLPWVSLVTIPLLFLAMFLSLISESVSGVASLIALDNSLVRQLWMLVDLSLEPLVFSLPFSERFWIQVDNQTIALSVFLILFLSFVSRYFKRTLSILVTAVFVLWWEFSKPQQDKLTIDILDVGHGLSLVLEKNNQIVVYDLGNAWPGGSVVESLLIPTLNQRGIHELEGVIVSHFDSDHAGGYPALLENYTPKWIRTSQNIIQERQSTTQAPSNIQTCTLGDVWNWQDIVFEVMWPPKQVKRAYNPHSCVVKISDPSADFSMLLTGDIELVSEWLLAREGELLRSDVMLVPHHGSDSSSIQPFIETVSPQLAIASLAKGNQWGMPNESVVGRYQEAGSTWLDTGESGQITIALSKEGWQYHAIREQQGGQWYRQMLRKGVE
- the msbA gene encoding lipid A ABC transporter ATP-binding protein/permease MsbA gives rise to the protein MSTQTDETTWVTFKRLWTYIRLYKAGLGVAVIALIINAVSDTYMISLLKPLLDEGFGNAESDFLRTLPIIIFAMMFIRGVSGFVSTYCLSWVSGNVVMEIRRKIFSHFMHMPVSFFDKEQTGALLSRITYDSEQVSAATSKALVSIVREGASIIGLLTLMFWNSWQLSLVLFAVAPVVAWAITIVSKRFRKISKNMQTSMGHVASSAEQMLKGHKVVLTYGGQDVEKQRFDQVSNQMRQQSMKLVTAQAAANPIIQMIASVAVVTVLILASFDSIRAELTPGTFTVIFSAMFGLMRPLKALTSVTSQFQRGMAASTTLFGLMDLDTEQNKGTLKPANVSGEVAVKDVTFTYEGAEKPALDKVSFNIPKGKTVALVGRSGSGKSTIANLFTRFYDVDSGSIELDGHDIRDYELRNLREHFALVSQNVHLFNDTVANNIAYATNDEFSREQIEHAAKLAHASEFIENMENGIDTVVGENGGNLSGGQRQRIAIARALLRDAPVLILDEATSALDTESERAIQSALEELQKDKTVLVIAHRLSTIEQADEILVVDDGRIVERGAHAELIAHDGAYAQLHRIQFSG
- the lpxK gene encoding tetraacyldisaccharide 4'-kinase, with the protein product MIEKIWFNNHPLKYLLWPLLWPLSLLFKMISSQRREAYLSGNKETYRPPLPVIVVGNITAGGNGKTPVVIWLVEMLQAHGFKPGVVSRGYGAKAPSYPLILDENTPAEHSGDEPRLIRKRTGAPVAVDPVRANAVKALLSKGVEVIITDDGLQHYALERDIEFAVIDGARRFGSESLIPLGPLREPVSRLEEVDFLVNNGGKAHGREFSMSLLPSQAVNLKTGQKRSVAELQKLVAFAGIGHPPRFFKTLEDLDGDVVFTQGFADHQDFDKDELHALAKKGMNLIMTEKDAVKCEEYAQDNWWYLPVSAQFNEDSQQQILKRIKEVLEYYGSPST
- a CDS encoding Trm112 family protein, which codes for MDHRLLEIVACPVCKGKLTFDKDKQELVCKIDRLAYPIKEGIPVLLEPEARTVSMDEGK
- the kdsB gene encoding 3-deoxy-manno-octulosonate cytidylyltransferase gives rise to the protein MSYTVVIPARYQSSRLPGKPLADIGGKPMIQWVYEQSMKAGADNVIIATDDARVEKAAKAFGATVCMTSPNHESGTERLAEVIEVMKIPDDHIIVNVQGDEPLIPPAIINQVANNLANSTAPMATLGVEITHADEVFNPNAVKVVTDKDGYALYFSRATIPWDRDAYANNGTAAESPLLRHIGIYAYRAGFINTYINWEPSTLERIECLEQLRVLWYGEKIHVDVAMEAPAAGVDTPEDLEAVRAIIG